Proteins found in one Salminus brasiliensis chromosome 13, fSalBra1.hap2, whole genome shotgun sequence genomic segment:
- the arpp19a gene encoding cAMP-regulated phosphoprotein 19a, protein MSEEIEDPKTLETAVEDQRDVENKVICPERSEEAKLKAKYPHLSGKAGGSDLLRKRLQKGQQKYFDSGDYNMAKAKIKNKQLPAAQTEKAEITGDHIPTPQDLPQRKPSLVASKLAG, encoded by the exons ATGTCCGAAGAAATTGAAGACCCAAAGACTTTGGAGACGGCGGTCGAGGACCAGAGA GATGTGGAGAATAAGGTGATCTGTCCTGAGAGGTCAGAGGAGGCCAAACTCAAGGCCAAGTATCCACACCTGAGTGGAAAAGCGGGAGGCTCCGACCTGCTCAGGAAAAGACTGCAGAAGGGG CAGCAAAAGTACTTTGACTCTGGCGATTACAACATGGCGAAGGCCAAGATCAAGAACAAGCAGCTGCCTGCAGCGCAGACGGAGAAGGCGGAGATAACAGGGGACCATATCCCAACGCCTCAGGACCTGCCCCAGAGGAAACCCTCTCTGGTGGCCAGCAAACTGGCTGGCTGA